In Terriglobus sp. TAA 43, a single window of DNA contains:
- a CDS encoding mechanosensitive ion channel family protein, translated as MMPLFALLLVAATKQPGEGHPPETFHDLGQSWHDDVLDFVRYDVPKLIVILLMAFVLQYIVAFFVKRMRRIADAYPGTQRASQLRTMAAILRATCYGLIGFIALLQILQLFNIDLKPLLASAGVVGLGISFGAQSMFKDMLNGVFILIEDQFNVGDVVTIAGLTGTVEDLTLRSTTLRSGDGTLNFIPNSQIATVSNLTRQYSVATLNVSVDASADPDRVMAVLKSVAMEVRKDATFQNVAIADPDILGVDKINGREVVYPVNIRVKANQKDPILRALRRRVLLAFEKEGIPLGLPTSTIVMQAKGDPTLAQPPVSITGS; from the coding sequence ATGATGCCTCTTTTCGCTCTTCTCCTGGTCGCTGCGACCAAGCAACCGGGCGAGGGCCACCCTCCCGAAACATTCCACGATCTGGGACAGAGCTGGCACGACGACGTGTTGGACTTCGTTCGTTATGACGTGCCGAAGCTGATCGTCATCCTGTTGATGGCTTTTGTGCTTCAGTACATCGTTGCCTTTTTTGTGAAGCGCATGCGCCGGATTGCCGACGCATATCCCGGAACACAGCGAGCATCGCAATTGCGGACGATGGCGGCAATCCTTCGCGCCACCTGCTACGGGCTGATCGGCTTCATTGCCCTGCTGCAGATTCTGCAGTTATTCAACATTGACCTCAAACCTCTGCTGGCTTCCGCCGGTGTGGTCGGCCTTGGAATTTCTTTTGGCGCCCAAAGCATGTTCAAGGACATGTTGAATGGCGTCTTCATCCTCATTGAAGACCAGTTCAACGTTGGCGATGTGGTCACAATCGCCGGACTCACCGGAACTGTGGAGGATCTGACGCTTCGCTCCACGACGTTGCGGTCGGGAGACGGCACGCTGAACTTCATTCCGAATTCTCAGATTGCAACGGTTTCGAATCTGACACGCCAATATTCGGTCGCAACACTGAACGTCTCGGTAGATGCATCAGCCGACCCGGATCGAGTGATGGCCGTTCTGAAGTCCGTTGCAATGGAAGTGCGAAAAGATGCCACCTTTCAGAATGTTGCGATTGCCGATCCGGACATCCTGGGCGTAGACAAGATCAACGGGCGCGAAGTCGTTTACCCCGTGAACATTCGTGTGAAAGCAAATCAGAAAGATCCGATTCTGCGTGCGCTGCGACGCCGAGTTCTGCTGGCGTTTGAGAAGGAAGGTATTCCGCTGGGACTTCCGACAAGCACGATTGTCATGCAGGCGAAGGGCGATCCCACATTGGCACAGCCCCCCGTTTCGATCACTGGAAGCTAA
- a CDS encoding S8 family serine peptidase, which produces MSVRTGLRRAIPSALMTLMLATWLSPTVAAQTTSPLAATAQRKMLVVYRDGTIPADADNMAQRAGGRMLRKHARFGAAVVSGTAASEATLRRDPNVEYVVEDRSVTASQLKMRTMDANQMNAPSVHSSAPTLAMPSDGPDAFYTNSPQGWAVRVVGGYGGGIAGGPEAGPWATSTGKGVRIAVLDSGVDRTHPDIAPNLLLNMSDVDQTQQPSACDDGSPQDQSGHGTWVASLAAGAAGSATGLTVGVAPGASLLNVKVLQRMPGTGSTTAEQCTNGQPSGMLSWVLQGIDDAIAQKADVIVLSMAITLDLYSGDAAGLKASFDRVTHAASDAGAVLVAAAGNDAFNLANARYVSYPAQSRDVLAAVASTNPDCAEDLTAGDGCAPGLVTLAYYSNYGAPLNAVAAPGGSYPQGGNYAVSGWVRGACSTGIPNTSDGLPGTNGRSFGCFNLGHIGYMQAIGTSASAPLVAGVVALVKAAHPDWSAATIIAAIRASAVPTATMPYGVVNASTALAYKP; this is translated from the coding sequence ATGTCCGTAAGAACCGGTTTGCGCCGGGCGATCCCCTCTGCCCTGATGACCTTGATGCTGGCCACTTGGCTTTCTCCAACGGTAGCCGCACAGACGACTTCCCCACTGGCCGCAACGGCGCAGCGCAAGATGCTGGTGGTCTATCGAGACGGCACGATACCAGCAGACGCCGACAACATGGCACAACGTGCCGGTGGACGAATGCTGCGCAAGCACGCCCGCTTTGGAGCGGCTGTCGTAAGCGGTACTGCAGCCTCGGAAGCAACTTTGCGAAGAGATCCAAACGTTGAGTATGTCGTGGAAGATCGCTCAGTCACGGCAAGCCAGTTGAAGATGCGCACGATGGATGCGAACCAGATGAATGCACCGTCAGTTCACTCATCTGCCCCCACGCTGGCCATGCCGTCGGACGGGCCGGACGCCTTCTACACCAACTCACCGCAAGGATGGGCTGTGCGCGTGGTAGGCGGTTATGGCGGTGGCATCGCCGGTGGTCCGGAGGCTGGTCCTTGGGCTACATCCACGGGCAAGGGCGTGCGTATCGCAGTATTGGACAGCGGCGTGGATCGTACGCACCCAGACATCGCGCCGAATCTGCTACTGAACATGAGTGACGTGGATCAGACGCAGCAGCCCAGCGCCTGCGATGATGGTTCGCCACAGGACCAGAGTGGGCATGGAACCTGGGTGGCATCGCTGGCTGCGGGCGCAGCCGGAAGTGCGACGGGATTGACCGTGGGCGTCGCTCCGGGTGCATCTCTCCTGAATGTGAAAGTGTTGCAGCGGATGCCGGGCACCGGGTCAACGACAGCGGAACAATGCACGAATGGGCAGCCTTCCGGAATGTTGTCCTGGGTGCTCCAGGGCATTGACGATGCGATTGCGCAAAAGGCAGACGTCATCGTGCTCAGCATGGCCATCACGCTCGATTTGTATAGCGGTGACGCGGCAGGATTGAAGGCGAGTTTCGATCGTGTAACCCATGCCGCAAGCGATGCTGGTGCTGTGCTGGTGGCTGCGGCAGGCAATGATGCGTTCAACTTAGCCAATGCACGTTATGTGTCTTATCCGGCGCAATCGCGCGATGTATTGGCTGCGGTCGCTTCAACAAATCCCGATTGTGCGGAAGACCTGACAGCGGGCGACGGGTGCGCGCCCGGGTTGGTGACCTTGGCGTATTACAGCAATTATGGCGCTCCTTTGAACGCTGTTGCAGCACCCGGTGGTAGCTATCCGCAGGGCGGTAACTATGCTGTTTCGGGATGGGTCCGCGGAGCATGTTCTACCGGTATTCCGAACACATCCGACGGTTTGCCCGGGACCAACGGACGTTCGTTTGGCTGCTTCAACCTTGGACACATTGGATACATGCAGGCCATTGGCACCAGCGCCTCCGCGCCGCTGGTGGCGGGTGTGGTGGCACTGGTAAAGGCGGCCCATCCGGATTGGAGCGCCGCCACGATCATTGCAGCGATTCGTGCATCTGCCGTGCCAACGGCAACCATGCCGTATGGAGTGGTCAATGCATCCACTGCACTGGCTTACAAACCGTAA
- a CDS encoding PP2C family protein-serine/threonine phosphatase, producing MPLILRPRQQNNVSDPLYATRSTPLSAEVSHFPLYLRILWGITAGLIALAFVPGTLGEQTFFLRWGVLAVALIVTVPYLYRATKHGLLWRLRNKLILTYLLIGLTPVVLFFTLVFLSAYTAAGQFAVHLASQHLQLQLDNMGTSDAGFAFSLARRVEDGATAADLAQGGRDDSRPPASVRRTGSPPQSAGLPAGATSPQSARPPGFRQRSVYLDDQEIELRDFMGNAHSPMRISSWIKQRRGGQLKVFAEDGGVLYMSVVDRVASSNGHMITVIGTMPVTQPLLANVAKGLGVVTLLPGVVEDTASGSVRSNAKQQRLSGGTRPTSVNLFDYQVVFRSRLPVLNWETGDIRPVPLVVTSRPSVLFQQLFGAGLTSSITDAVRFSFIAICMIFAFLEIFAFYVAMRLTRSMTSSVEDLYGATLSIDSGDLSHRIHVQQDDQLADLGRSFNRMAWSLGRLIEEQKEKERMQSELSIAHEVQANLFPHSLSGIPSLQLHGLSRPARTVSGDYYDFLIFHDDPYQPKKVTGMGLALGDISGKGISAALLMSTLHAAVRAYRFASEELFSEEARSVTHQESLECGELFESPARILALLNRHLYRSTQPEKYATLFLSHYDDRSGRLTYSNAGQLPPFVMKPDGSVRALDKGGTVVGLMDGMRYEQETVQLESGDLLIAYSDGVTEPENDFGEFGEDRLLDVVRANRNQPLEVISTEVMAALDAWIGGAEQPDDITLVLARKV from the coding sequence ATGCCGCTGATCCTTCGCCCGCGCCAGCAGAACAACGTGTCGGACCCGCTCTATGCCACTAGGAGCACGCCTCTATCTGCCGAGGTCTCGCATTTTCCTTTGTATCTACGCATCCTCTGGGGCATAACCGCCGGGCTGATCGCCTTGGCATTTGTTCCGGGGACGCTGGGCGAGCAGACGTTCTTTCTTCGTTGGGGTGTATTGGCGGTCGCGCTCATCGTGACGGTGCCCTATCTGTATCGGGCAACAAAACATGGTCTGCTGTGGCGGCTGAGAAACAAGCTGATTCTCACTTACCTGCTGATCGGCCTTACGCCCGTTGTACTGTTCTTCACACTGGTCTTCCTCTCTGCCTATACGGCAGCAGGGCAGTTCGCAGTCCATCTGGCATCGCAACATTTGCAGCTTCAGTTGGACAACATGGGCACCAGCGACGCGGGCTTCGCATTTTCCCTCGCGCGGCGCGTGGAGGATGGCGCCACGGCTGCCGATTTGGCACAGGGGGGAAGAGACGATAGCCGCCCTCCGGCCAGTGTGCGTCGCACCGGATCACCGCCACAATCGGCCGGGCTACCCGCAGGGGCTACATCGCCTCAGTCGGCGCGTCCTCCGGGTTTCCGACAGCGGTCGGTTTATCTAGATGATCAAGAGATCGAGTTGCGCGACTTCATGGGCAATGCGCATAGTCCCATGCGCATCTCGTCATGGATTAAACAGCGCCGTGGCGGACAACTCAAAGTCTTCGCGGAAGACGGTGGCGTGTTGTACATGTCAGTGGTGGACCGCGTGGCATCGAGCAACGGTCACATGATTACTGTGATCGGAACCATGCCGGTCACGCAGCCCTTACTCGCGAACGTGGCCAAGGGATTGGGCGTGGTGACGTTGCTTCCTGGAGTCGTGGAAGATACCGCGTCGGGCAGTGTACGTTCCAATGCAAAACAACAACGCCTTTCCGGCGGTACGAGGCCGACTTCCGTAAACCTGTTCGACTACCAGGTGGTCTTCCGTTCGCGTCTCCCAGTCCTGAACTGGGAGACCGGAGACATACGCCCAGTGCCGCTCGTCGTCACTTCGCGGCCGTCGGTGCTGTTTCAGCAACTCTTCGGTGCGGGCCTGACCAGTTCCATTACGGATGCGGTTCGGTTCTCGTTTATTGCCATCTGCATGATCTTCGCGTTTTTGGAGATTTTTGCGTTCTACGTTGCCATGCGTCTGACGCGCTCTATGACCAGCTCGGTGGAAGACCTGTATGGAGCGACACTTTCCATTGATAGCGGCGATCTTTCTCATCGCATCCATGTGCAACAGGACGATCAGCTAGCGGATCTGGGACGGTCCTTTAATCGAATGGCTTGGTCACTGGGCCGGCTGATTGAAGAGCAGAAGGAAAAGGAGCGCATGCAGAGTGAACTCAGCATTGCGCATGAAGTGCAGGCGAACCTCTTCCCGCATTCGCTTTCCGGTATCCCATCGCTGCAACTTCACGGTCTCAGCCGACCGGCCCGTACTGTTTCCGGTGATTACTACGACTTTCTGATCTTCCATGACGACCCATATCAGCCAAAGAAAGTTACAGGCATGGGGCTCGCGCTTGGCGACATCAGCGGCAAGGGAATCTCTGCCGCATTGCTGATGTCAACACTCCACGCAGCTGTGCGCGCTTACCGCTTTGCAAGCGAGGAGCTGTTTTCCGAGGAGGCACGAAGCGTCACACATCAGGAGTCTCTGGAATGCGGCGAGTTATTTGAATCACCTGCGCGCATCCTGGCCCTCCTCAATCGCCATCTCTACCGCTCCACCCAGCCGGAAAAGTACGCGACGCTCTTCCTGTCGCACTATGACGATCGCAGCGGACGCCTCACGTATTCGAACGCTGGACAGCTTCCGCCGTTTGTCATGAAGCCAGACGGTAGCGTGCGTGCACTCGACAAGGGTGGGACAGTGGTGGGCCTGATGGATGGAATGCGCTACGAGCAGGAGACGGTCCAGTTAGAAAGCGGCGACCTGCTCATTGCTTATTCCGACGGTGTAACTGAACCGGAAAATGATTTCGGTGAGTTTGGCGAAGACCGCCTGTTGGACGTCGTACGTGCCAATCGAAATCAGCCGTTGGAAGTTATCTCCACGGAAGTGATGGCTGCGCTTGACGCGTGGATTGGTGGCGCGGAGCAACCTGACGACATCACACTCGTACTCGCTCGCAAGGTCTAG
- a CDS encoding glycoside hydrolase family 20 zincin-like fold domain-containing protein produces the protein MALAPKLRRLSLPCTLMFSVSAFSQLALIPTPREANAVRSIPLSQGVSIVCSACNADDTFAVNELTRQLRDSNIVVTTSGSAHITLLRYGSDAGKQALSVAHVAWSPEMQDEGYAIVPDASGISVVGATAAGVFYGAMTAKQLISGNGNTATLQTASIRDWPAMKYRGLHDDLSRGPVPTLAFQKELIRKLASYKVNVYSPYFENTMQYRSEPLAAPPGGSITPDQARELVAYAAQYHITVIPEQEAFGHLHYMLNQEMYAPLAETPHGHVLAPGQPGSVELTKRMYTELAADYPSPLLHIGADETVELGKGQTKAAVDAQGLGPVYLDYLQKTVAALKPLNRRFLFWGDIAMKEPALLKTLPQDFKQQTIAVGWEYNPHTSFAPWIKPYTDAGMECWVAPGVNNWSRVWPNFNNALPNIQQFTAQGQAAGCTGQLNTLWEDDGEALFNNNWYALLFGAQTAWHKGESSIPQFQDSFAQVFHGDASGRVNEAQKELMAAHAVLKNGFKTSDASDLLFWIDPWSADGQIYAPKIRPYLHELRMHAEQAIVLIAQARNSATLREQDALDAMELGARRMDLIGLKFQLTDEMATTYANAYRLQTAKDKDSRTEVSRDLNDINAVNGKLQDLRNQYSLMRDLYEAAWSKSNRPYFLRNNLARYDHTLNTWLSRIDKVRSAQRQWDRTQTIPPASEIGLPAPPAPGAPQ, from the coding sequence ATGGCCCTTGCCCCAAAGTTGCGCCGACTGTCTCTCCCCTGCACGTTGATGTTCAGTGTCTCGGCTTTCTCGCAATTGGCGCTGATCCCTACGCCACGCGAGGCGAATGCTGTTCGCTCGATTCCACTTTCGCAGGGTGTGAGCATTGTCTGCTCTGCATGCAATGCAGACGACACGTTTGCAGTGAATGAACTCACGCGTCAACTTCGTGACAGCAACATTGTCGTTACGACATCTGGGTCGGCACACATCACCTTGTTGCGTTATGGCAGCGATGCAGGCAAACAGGCGTTGAGTGTCGCCCATGTGGCGTGGTCGCCCGAGATGCAGGATGAGGGCTACGCCATTGTTCCTGACGCATCGGGCATCAGCGTTGTGGGTGCGACAGCTGCAGGCGTGTTTTATGGCGCGATGACGGCGAAGCAACTGATAAGCGGCAATGGCAACACAGCGACATTGCAAACTGCCAGCATTCGCGATTGGCCTGCAATGAAGTATCGCGGTCTGCACGATGATCTTTCGCGCGGGCCAGTGCCGACGCTTGCGTTTCAGAAGGAGTTGATTCGCAAGCTTGCGTCGTACAAGGTGAATGTCTATTCGCCGTACTTTGAGAACACGATGCAGTACCGTAGCGAGCCGCTGGCCGCGCCGCCGGGAGGTTCGATCACACCGGACCAGGCACGCGAGTTAGTTGCCTACGCCGCGCAGTATCACATCACTGTGATCCCCGAACAGGAAGCATTTGGCCATCTGCATTACATGCTGAACCAGGAGATGTATGCGCCGCTCGCGGAGACTCCGCATGGCCACGTACTGGCGCCGGGACAGCCGGGTTCTGTTGAGCTGACGAAGCGGATGTACACGGAATTGGCAGCGGATTACCCTTCGCCGCTGTTGCACATTGGCGCCGATGAAACCGTAGAGCTTGGCAAGGGGCAGACAAAAGCCGCAGTGGATGCGCAAGGTCTTGGCCCCGTGTATCTGGACTACCTACAGAAAACCGTTGCCGCGTTGAAGCCATTGAATCGTCGCTTTCTTTTCTGGGGCGACATTGCCATGAAGGAACCTGCGCTGCTGAAGACGTTGCCGCAGGACTTCAAACAACAAACGATTGCCGTGGGCTGGGAATATAACCCGCACACTAGCTTTGCTCCGTGGATTAAGCCCTACACCGATGCGGGTATGGAATGCTGGGTAGCGCCGGGCGTGAATAACTGGAGCCGTGTGTGGCCCAACTTCAACAATGCTCTGCCGAACATTCAGCAGTTCACTGCGCAGGGACAGGCCGCGGGATGCACCGGGCAGTTGAACACACTATGGGAAGACGACGGCGAGGCGTTGTTCAACAACAACTGGTATGCGCTGCTCTTTGGTGCGCAGACCGCATGGCACAAGGGCGAAAGCTCCATCCCACAATTTCAGGACAGCTTCGCGCAGGTGTTCCATGGTGATGCCAGCGGTAGGGTCAACGAAGCGCAGAAAGAGTTGATGGCTGCGCATGCTGTTCTAAAGAACGGATTCAAGACAAGTGACGCTTCTGACCTGCTGTTCTGGATTGATCCGTGGAGCGCGGATGGGCAGATTTATGCACCGAAGATCCGGCCCTATCTGCATGAACTCCGTATGCATGCGGAACAGGCGATTGTGCTGATCGCACAGGCTCGCAACTCTGCAACATTGCGCGAACAAGATGCGCTGGATGCGATGGAGTTGGGCGCGCGTCGCATGGATCTAATTGGCCTGAAGTTTCAACTGACCGATGAGATGGCTACGACGTATGCCAATGCCTATCGTTTGCAGACAGCCAAGGACAAAGACAGTCGCACCGAAGTATCGCGCGACTTGAACGACATCAACGCCGTAAACGGTAAGCTGCAGGATCTTCGCAATCAGTACTCGCTGATGCGCGACCTCTACGAGGCAGCATGGTCGAAAAGCAATCGCCCGTACTTCCTGCGGAACAATCTCGCGCGCTATGACCACACGCTGAATACGTGGCTTAGCCGCATAGACAAGGTGCGTTCCGCGCAACGACAGTGGGACCGCACGCAAACGATTCCTCCGGCATCCGAGATTGGATTGCCGGCGCCGCCGGCGCCTGGAGCTCCTCAATGA
- a CDS encoding alginate lyase family protein, with translation MAENLHFNVAEYDRDNILAAAAEALKLTPQTITEVPAPKKLASPGLYFSEDTEWFATEGGHFEHRPGYSNPAAFSQHRDALVRMNGAVAACVAAWRLTSETKYAQHALNHLRAWFIDTDTRMEPNLDHAACIPPSMDGSFRGIEDTVMLAETARCASFLCAYNGAATEEDAAALRKWFTDFTTWMNESKPGFIAREMKDRTAICWTLQAAEMARFTRNGALQLDCLHRFRDKLLREMNFDGQFPIELHRPDAYAASIFTLDCLSMTCEAVSSPLDRLWDYNLQDGRGMRSAAAYLFPVLLNRGAWKFPSDAEHFTDWPVRQPSLLLAGRAYSRSEYIALWKRLPPEPKKPELLRTFPMRQPALWTVRPPA, from the coding sequence GTGGCGGAGAATCTTCATTTCAATGTCGCGGAATACGATCGCGACAACATTCTTGCCGCCGCAGCGGAAGCCCTTAAGTTGACACCGCAGACGATTACCGAAGTACCTGCTCCGAAAAAGCTGGCGAGTCCGGGCTTGTATTTTTCAGAGGACACGGAGTGGTTCGCGACAGAGGGCGGTCACTTTGAACATCGCCCGGGGTACTCCAATCCTGCGGCGTTTTCGCAACATCGCGATGCTCTTGTGCGGATGAATGGGGCGGTTGCCGCGTGCGTGGCGGCGTGGCGGCTCACTTCAGAAACGAAGTATGCGCAGCACGCCTTAAATCATTTGCGAGCATGGTTCATCGACACCGATACTCGCATGGAGCCAAATCTGGACCACGCAGCCTGCATTCCGCCTTCCATGGATGGCAGTTTTCGCGGGATCGAAGATACCGTGATGCTTGCGGAAACTGCGCGTTGCGCGTCGTTTCTATGCGCTTACAACGGTGCGGCAACTGAGGAAGATGCCGCCGCGCTGCGCAAATGGTTCACCGACTTCACTACCTGGATGAACGAAAGCAAGCCGGGATTTATTGCGCGTGAGATGAAGGACCGCACCGCCATCTGCTGGACGCTGCAAGCGGCGGAGATGGCTCGATTCACACGCAACGGCGCGCTGCAACTGGATTGCCTGCATCGCTTCCGCGACAAGCTGTTGCGCGAGATGAATTTCGACGGTCAGTTCCCTATCGAACTGCACCGGCCCGACGCGTACGCCGCATCCATCTTCACGCTGGATTGCCTTTCGATGACGTGCGAGGCTGTTTCGTCTCCATTAGATCGCCTGTGGGACTACAACCTGCAGGATGGCCGTGGCATGCGGTCGGCCGCGGCATACCTGTTTCCGGTGCTACTTAACCGTGGCGCTTGGAAATTTCCATCGGACGCGGAACATTTCACGGACTGGCCCGTGCGCCAGCCAAGCCTTCTGCTCGCAGGGCGTGCGTACAGCCGTTCTGAGTACATTGCGTTGTGGAAGCGCCTGCCACCAGAACCGAAGAAGCCGGAGCTGCTGCGAACGTTTCCGATGCGTCAGCCAGCACTCTGGACGGTACGCCCTCCTGCCTAA
- a CDS encoding YihY/virulence factor BrkB family protein, with protein MPFITPQENASEPVPAEAAEKLEKVSEAPGERELWPDPVEGGSAAQFMELLRYLTQTDVHTYAFSVAANVILSLFPFIVLLLTLSRNVFHSQQMANVVSELMHSYLPTGQDFVMRNMNLLAHPHKGVQVFSVIMLFISSTGVFLPLEVALNNVWRAPKNRSYLHNQLVSLGLAISVGLLAMFSVAMSTAQKSVLGFIFFGHTDNVFYTALSNGFLSVVATISSIGIFSLIYWILPNRKIPAMAVLPTAVVTGLLWEGAKYLYIFTLPHLDLENVYGPFYISVGLMLWAFLSGLLLLAGAHFSATRHAMRMTALQARKEP; from the coding sequence ATGCCGTTCATCACGCCGCAGGAAAACGCAAGCGAACCCGTGCCGGCGGAGGCAGCGGAAAAGCTCGAAAAAGTCAGTGAAGCACCTGGCGAACGCGAGCTTTGGCCCGATCCGGTGGAGGGCGGCTCTGCGGCACAATTTATGGAGCTGCTGCGTTACCTGACGCAGACAGACGTCCATACCTACGCCTTCTCTGTCGCTGCCAACGTGATCCTGTCGCTGTTCCCATTTATCGTTCTGCTGCTCACCCTATCGCGCAATGTTTTTCATTCGCAGCAGATGGCGAACGTCGTCAGCGAGCTGATGCACAGCTACCTGCCGACCGGGCAGGACTTCGTAATGCGCAACATGAATCTGCTGGCCCACCCCCACAAGGGCGTGCAGGTCTTTTCAGTGATCATGCTGTTCATCAGCAGCACCGGCGTATTTCTGCCACTGGAAGTGGCGTTGAACAACGTATGGCGCGCCCCCAAAAACCGCAGTTATCTTCACAACCAGCTTGTTTCGCTGGGACTGGCGATCTCTGTTGGTCTTCTCGCCATGTTTTCCGTGGCTATGTCTACGGCGCAGAAGTCGGTGCTGGGTTTCATCTTCTTTGGCCACACCGACAACGTGTTTTACACTGCGCTATCCAATGGATTTCTCAGCGTTGTGGCCACCATCAGTTCCATTGGTATCTTTTCCCTGATTTACTGGATTCTGCCCAACCGCAAGATTCCAGCAATGGCGGTATTGCCCACGGCCGTAGTGACGGGTCTGCTTTGGGAGGGGGCGAAATATCTATATATCTTCACCCTGCCTCACCTCGATCTTGAGAATGTCTACGGGCCGTTTTACATCTCTGTGGGCCTTATGCTCTGGGCGTTTCTGAGTGGGTTGCTTCTGCTGGCAGGAGCGCATTTCTCTGCGACACGGCATGCGATGCGCATGACTGCTCTGCAGGCACGGAAGGAGCCCTAA